One Streptomyces sp. CG4 genomic window, CTTGGACGTGAGTCCGTCCGTCACGCCCGGGCGAATGTCGGCCTTGAGCACCAGGGAAACCCGCGGCGCCCGGTCCTCCACCACGGCGACGGCCCGCCTGACGACGTCCATCACCTCGTCCCACTCCCCCTCGACGGAGGTGAACATCGCGTCGGTCCGGTTGGGCAGCCCCGACTCGCGCACCACGCGCACGGCGTCGGCGACGTACTCCCCCACGTCCTCGCCGACGCCGAGGGGCGTCACGGAGAAGGCGACGATCATGCGTTGACGACCCCTTCCTTGCGGGCGCGGGCGGCGATGACCTCGTCCTCGGCGGCGCGCTTGAGCTTGCGCTCGGCGAAGAAGCCGCCGGTGGGCAGCACCGAGAGGACGAAGTACAGGGCGGCGGTCTTCAGCGGCCACTTGGCGCGGTTCCAGGCGTCCGCCCAGAAGATCACGTAGAGGACGAAGAGGACGCCATGGACCGCGCCCATGACGGGGACCGCGTTGAAGTCCGTGGTCCGCTTCAGCACCGAGCAGACGAGCAGGATCAGGAAGGACACGGCCTCCGGGGCCGAGACCAGGCGGAGGCGGCGGAGGGCGGTGGCGGTCTTGATGTCCACGGGTCACCTTCGGTGGGAGTTTTCGCGACGGTCTGCCGGTTACGGTCCGTCGGCTGGGGGCTGCCGTTTGTGAATGCACGCACAAGCGTCACCCATTGTGGCAAACGGCAACCCTAGGGGTCCGCTCAGGGTCGGTATCCACCTACGGGGCCTGTTCCGTCCACCCGCCGCGCCGCTACTTTCGCTGCGTGGCGATGTTCCGACTTCAAGGCAGCAAGGTGCTGGCCGTCGAGATGACCGGGGATGCCGTGAAGGCGAAGAACGGCTCGATGGTCGCGTACGACGGACAGATGAGCTTCAAGAAGCTCACCGGCGGAGGTGAGGGACTGCGCGGGATGGTGACCCGGCGGCTCACCGGCGAGCAGATGACGGTGATGGAGGTGAAGGGGCAGGGGACCTGCTGGTTCGCGGACCGCGCCTCGGAGATCAACCTCGTGAGCCTCCAGGGGGACAAGCTGTACGTCGAGTCGAGCAATCTGCTCGCCACGGACGCGGGGCTGCGGACGGGCACGACGTTCACCGGACTGCGCGGCGCCTCGCAGGGCAACGGGCTGTTCACGACGACCGTCGAGGGACACGGCCAGGCGGCGATCATGTCCGACGGTCCGGCGGTGGTGCTCCGGGTCAGCCCGCAGTACCCGCTGATCGTCGACCCGGGTGCGTACATCGCCCATCAGGGCAACGTCCGGCAGTCCTTCCAGTCCGGCGTGACGTTCCGCACGTTCCTCGGCGAGGGCGGCGGCGAGGCCTTCCAGATCCGCTTCGAGGGCGACGGACTGGTGTATGTGCAGCCGAGCGAGCGGAACACGATCGCGGGGGATCTCTGACATGACGTTCCGGGAGATCAACTCCAAGATGGTCGAGGCGACCGTGCTGCCCGGGCAGCGGCTGTACAGCCAGCGCGGCGCGATGCTCGCCTACAAGGGGGACGTGTCCTTCACCCCGAACATCCAGGGCGGCCAGGGCGGCCTGATGTCCATGATCGGGCGCCGGGTGTCCGGCGAGGCGACCCCGCTGATGACCGTCGAGGGCAGCGGCACCGTCTTCTTCGGGCACGGCGGCCACCACGTCCATGTCATCGCCCTCACCGGCGACACCCTCTATGTCGAGGCCGACCGGCTGCTCGCCTTCGAGGGCACGCTCCGGCAGGGCACGATGTTCATGGGCTCGCAGGGCGGGGTGATGGGCCTGGTCCGGGGCCAGGTCACCGGGCAGGGCCTGTTCACCACCACCCTCCAGGGCCAGGGCGCGGTCGCCGTGATGGCGCACGGCGGCGTCTTCGAGATCCCGATCACCCCCGGGCGCCCGGTCCATGTCGACCCGCAGGCGTACGTCGCCCATCACGGCGACGTACGCAACAAGCTGTCCGCCGCGCTCGGCTGGCGCGAGATGGTCGGGCGCGGTTCCGGCGAGGCCTTCCAGCTGGAGCTGAGCGGCAGCGGCACGGTGTACGTCCAGGCGTCGGAGGAGAAGCTGTGAGCACCTACGGAACTCCGGGCGCAGGGGCGGGACCGGTCGTGTACGACCCGATGACCCTGCCCGCCGACGACAACGTGAACAGGTACACGTTCTCCGTCGAGCTCAAGAGCGCGCAGTGGTTCCTGCAGAAGGGCAAGATGATCGCCTACTACGGGGCGATCGAGTTCAACGGCATCGGACACGGCCGACTCGACCGAATTGTCCGCACGTCTTTCCATTCGCCACTGCACGCGAGCGACTGGGTCGTGGCATCCGGCTCGGGCAAGATGCTCCTCGCCGACCGGGCCTTCGACGTCAACTCCTACGACCTGGACGACGGGAACTTGACCATTCGCGCGGGCAATCTGCTCGCTTTTCAGCCAAGTCTCGCACTCAAGCAATCGATCGTGCCGGGTTTTCTGACCCTTATCGGAACCGGAAAGTTTGTGGCCGCGTCTAACGGGCCGGTGGTGTTCATGGAGCCTCCGATCCGGGTCGACCCACAGGCGCTCGTCGGGTGGGCCGACTGCCCGTCGCCGTGCCATCACTACGACCACGGCTATCTGACGGGTGTGCTGGGCGGTCTACGTGCGATGACGGGCCTCGGCGGGGTTTCCGGGGAGGAGCACCAGTTCGAGTTCGTGGGTGCCGGGACGGTCCTGCTGCAGTCGACGGAGACCCTCATGGAAGAGACGGCGACGGGGGTCGTACCGTCCGAACCAGGGGTACCCGGAGGTGGCGGTGCGGCACCGGGCGGACACGGTCCGCAACCGTCCGGCGCACCGCGCCTTCCCGGACAGCTGGGGGACCTCCAGCGTCGCTTCGGGCTGTGAGCGGTAGTCTGCGGAGTGTGACGTCGAACGCGTGCGCACTGTCACACCATCCAAAGTAGTTCGCCATTCAACTTCTTAGGTAGACTTCATTCATGGAGACTGAGACGGCCACGCACTGGCTGACCGATGCGGAGCAGTGCGCCTGGCGCACCCACCTGGAGGTCAACAGGCTGTTGACGTACCAGCTGGAGAAGGATCTGCAGCCGTTCGGCCTGACGATGAACGACTACGAGATCCTCGTGAACCTGTCCGAGTCGGACGACCTGCGCATGCGGATGAGCGACCTCGCCTCCGCGACCCTGCAGTCCAAGAGCCGGCTCTCGCACCAGATCACGCGCATGGAGAACGCGAATCTGGTGCGCCGCGAGAACTGCGAGTCCGACCGGCGGGGGCTGTACGCGGTGCTGACCGAGCACGGCATGGAGACGATGAAGAAGGTGGCGCCACATCATGTCGCCTCCGTGCGACGGCACTTCATCGATCTGCTGTCGCCGGAGGCGCTGACGGAACTGGACAAGGCCCTGAAGCCGATCGCCGACCACCTGAGAGGGCAGCGGGGGCGTCCCTGAGCCCCTGAGAGGCCGAGGGTCGCGGTAGCTACGCGGGGGCCGGGTCGCTCACCGGCGCCGGCAAGGTGCCTCCTCCAGAGGAGGTACCCCAGCGCCGACCCGTGCCGCCCCGGCTGCACGACCGCCCGCAGCCAGGGCGGCCACGAAGGCCGCCGCGCCCGCCAGCAGGAAGCACACCCCCAGCGGCAGCCGCCCGACGAGCACCCCGACCACCATCACACCTACCGAACTCCCGGCGTTGACCCCCGTGTTCACCCACGCTCCCGCCCGAGTCCGCGAAGCGTCGTCCGCTGTCTCGTCCGCCAGCAGGTACGCCGTCGTCAGAGCGGGAGCGATGAACGCACCGGCGCAGGCCATGGCCGCCGTGAGGGTCCACAGGCCGGGAGCCAGGCCCGCCACGGCGACCACCAGCCCCAGGCCCACGGCGAACCAGCACAGCCGGACGCGGGCCGACGCACGCCACCGCACCGCCCCGTTGGCCAGCCCGCCCAGCGCGCTGCCCGCCGAGAGCGCGCCCAGCACCCAGGGGACCACGTCGGGGTCGTAGGAGTGCTGCGCGGCGAAGGCCATCACGAGCAGGTCCACGCCGCTCAGGGCGAGCCCGGCGCCGGTGGCCACGACGACGGGAGCCCACAGGCCGCGCAGGGCGCCGGCCCGTTGCCGCCCCGCAGCCCTGGGCCGGGGTCCAGGCAGTGCCGGGGACAGGGTGAAGACGCCGGTGCCGGTCACGATCAGGAACGCGCTGAGCAGGATGCCGGACGCCGGCGGCGCGAAGCCCACCAGCACGCCGATCAGCACCGGGCCGGAGACGTAGAGCAGTTCCTCGGCGACGCCGTCCAGGCTGTAGGCGCGCTGCAACAGACCCCGGTCGGGGACCAGTTCGGACCACAGGGCGCGCATCGTCGGCCCCAGCGGGGGCGCGCACGCGCCCGCGAGGGCCGCCGCGGCGCCGATGACCACCGGCGATGCCCCGGGGCGCCAGGTCAGGGCGGCCAGCGCGCACAGCAGGGTGCCGTAGAGCATCGACATGGGCAGCAGGGCACGGCGGGGGCCGTAGCGGTCGATCAGGGACGCCCGGAACGGCATCAGGAAGACCGTCGCCGCGCCGAACAGCGACATGACCGCGCCGGAGACGGCGTAGGACCCGGTGGCCCGGGTGACGGACAGCAGTGCCGAGAGCGACACCGTGCCGTAGGACAGACGGGCCGCCAGGGCGGAGACGAAGGCGCGGCGGGCGTGCGGGACGCGCAGGACGGCGGCGTACGAGGGCCGCGAAGGGGCATGCGTGGACATGCTGAAGTTCCTCTGTGGGAGGCGGAAGAGGGGACACCGAAGGACGCGAGGGCCTGATCGGCTCTCTCGCGGTCCGGTGTGCGCTCTACGCCAAGGTGAGGAACATGCTCGTCAATCTAGCACCGAGATCGCCCGGTTGAGGGAACTCAGCTCTGCGTCAGGCCCGCCACCAGTTCGTCCGCCGCGCGGTACGGGTCCAGTTCGCCCGCGACGATCCGCTCCGCGAGGGCGCTCAGGCGGCGGTCGCCGTGCAGGTCGCCGATGCGCTCGCGCAGCGCCGTGACGGCGATGGTCTCCACCTCGCGGGCCGCGCGGGCCCTGCGGCGCTCGGCGAGCACACCGCGCTCCTCCATCCAGGCGCGGTGCTTCTCCAGGGCCTCCACGACCTCGTCGATGCCCTCGGCGCGGGCCGCGACGGTCTTCACGATCGGCGGGCGCCAGTCGCCGGGGCCGCGGGACTCGCCGAGGCCCAGCATGTGGTTCAGCTCGCGGGCCGTGGCGTCGGCGCCGTCCCGGTCGGCCTTGTTGACGACGTACACGTCGCCGATCTCCAGGATGCCCGCCTTCGCCGCCTGGATGCCGTCGCCCATGCCCGGGGCCAGCAGGACCACCGACGTGTCCGCCTGGGAGGCGATCTCCACCTCCGACTGGCCGACGCCCACCGTCTCGACCAGGATCACGTCGCAGCCTGCCGCGTCGAGGACCCGGATCGCCTGCGGGGCCGCCCAGGCGAGGCCGCCCAGGTGGCCGCGGGTGGCCATCGAGCGGATGTAGACCCCGGGGTCCGACGCGTGCTCCGACATCCGCACCCGGTCGCCGAGCAGGGCGCCGCCGGAGAACGGGGAGGACGGGTCGACGGCCAGGACGCCGACCCGCTTTCCCTGTTTGCGATAGGCAGTCACGAGCGCCGAGGTGGAGGTCGACTTGCCGACGCCCGGGGAGCCCGTGAGACCGACCACATAGGCGTTGCCGGTCAGCGGGGCCAGGGCCGCCATGACCTCCCTGAGCTGCGGGGACGCCCCCTCCACCAGGGAGATCAGCCGGGCCACGGCCCGCGGCCGGCCTTCCCTGGCCCCGGCCACCAGAGAGGAGACGTCCTGCATCCGACAACTCCGTTCACTTCAGCAACGTACAGATCGACGAGGGAACACTCAGGCCTTCGGCACCCGCACGATGAGCGCGTCGCCCTGGCCGCCACCGCCGCACAGCGCGGCCGCGCCGACACCGCCGCCGCGGCGCTTGAGTTCGAGCGCCAAGTGGAGCACGAGACGGGCGCCGGACATGCCGATCGGGTGGCCCAGCGCGATCGCGCCGCCGTTGACGTTCACCCTTTCCGTGGACACGCCGAGGTCCTTCATTGACTGCACGGCGACCGCGGCGAAGGCCTCGTTGATCTCGATGAGGTCGAGGTCGGAGACCTCCAGGCCGTCCTTCTTCAGGGCGTGCAGTATGGCGTTGGACGGCTGGGACTGCAGGGAGTTGTCCGGGCCGGCCACATTGCCGTGCGCGCCGATCTCGGCGAGCCAGGTCAGGCCGAGCTCCTCGGCCTTGGCCTTGCTCATCACGACCACGGCGGCCGCACCGTCGGAGATCTGCGAGGAGGTGCCGGCGGTGATCGTGCCCTCGCGGGAGAAGGCCGGGCGGAGCTTGCCGAGGGACTCCACCGTGGTGTCGCCGCGGATGCCCTCGTCCTTGCTGAACAGGACCGGGTCGCCCTTGCGCTGCGGGATCTCCACCGGGGTGATCTCGGCCTCGAACAGGCCGTTCTTCTGCGCGGCGGCGGCCCGCTGGTGGGACAGGGCGGCGATCTCGTCCTGCTCGGGGCGGCCGATGCCGAGGCGGGTGTTGTGCTTCTCGGTGGACTCGCCCATGGCGATGCCCTCGAAGGAGTCGGTCAGGCCGTCGTGGGCCATCGCGTCGAGCATCTCCACGGCGCCGTACTTGAAGCCCTCGCGGGACTTCGGCAGCAGGTGCGGGGCGTTGGTCATGGACTCCTGGCCGCCGGCCACGACGATGTCGAACTCGCCGGCGCGGATCAGCTGGTCGGCCAGGGCGATGGCGTCGAGGCCGGAGAGACACACCTTGTTGACGGTGAGCGCCGGGACGTTCATCGGGATGCCGGCCTTGACGGCGGCCTGGCGGGCCGGGATCTGACCGGCGCCGGCCTGCAGCACCTGGCCCATGATCACGTACTGCACCTGGTCGCCGCCGATCCCCGCACGGTCGAGGGCGGCCTTGATCGCGAAGCCGCCCAGGTCGGCCCCGGAGAAGGACTTGAGGGAGCCGAGAAGTCGTCCCATGGGCGTGCGAGCGCCCGCGACGATCACGGAGCTGGTCGTTCCAGAAGGCATGAGCTGCGATCCCCTTACCGGCCTGCACAGCCGAGGAGTGAACGAGGGTTTACTTCGAATGTACTGATGGCACTCCGTGCCGTCACCGGGCCGTCGGTGTGATCGCGCGCACGTTGCGTAACCATGCGCGGCGCGCTGCACTGAATCCATGCTGACGCGAATCGACCACATCGGGATCGCCTGCCACGACCTCGACGCGACCGTCGAGTTCTACAAGGCGACGTACGGCTTCGAGGTGTTCCACACCGAGGTCAACGAGGAGCAGGGCGTGCGCGAGGCCATGCTCAAGATCAACGAGACCTCGGACGGCGGCGCCTCCTACCTCCAGCTGCTGGAGCCGACCCGCGAGGACTCCGCGGTCGGCAAGTGGCTGGCCAAGAACGGCGAGGGCGTCCACCACATCGCCTTCGGCACGGCCGATGTCGACACCGACTCCGAGGAGATCCGCGGCAAGGGCGTACGCGTGCTGTACGACGAGCCCCGGCGCGGTTCCATGGGGTCGCGGATCACCTTCCTGCACCCCAAGGACTGCCACGGCGTCCTGACAGAACTGGTCACTTCGGCCCCGGTTGAGTCGCCCGAGCACTGACCCCCGTACATAAGGGCCGGTAGGGTTGGGGGCGGTCGTCCCTCAGGACCGGGGACGACCGCATGCCGGGGTCCGGGTTTCGGGGGACGAGCGTCGGGGCAGCAGCCCGTGCTCCGCCGTTGATCTGACACCATTCCCCGGGGGCCCCGTTCGGCGGATGGACGGAGCTCGTTGGAGAAGCTGACCAGGGGACGGATGGGACCGCGCAGTGCGGGGCTACGAGAGCCAGGAGCGAGAGCCGGCGGCTGACGTCGACCACCTCTCTCGGTTCGAGGCCGAGATGAAGCGGCTGAAGACCGAGCGGGAAAAGGCGATCCAGCACGCCGAGGACCTCGGCTACCAGGTCGAGGTGCTGCGCGCCAAGCTGCACGAGGCGCGCCGCACCCTCATGACCCGGCCCGCCTTCGACGGCGGTGACATCGGCTATCAGGCCGAGCAGTTGCTCCGCAATGCCCAGATCCAGGCCGACCAGCTGCGCCAGGAAGCCGAGCGGATGGCCGCGGAGGCCCGCGCGCAGACGCAGCGGATCCTGCAGGAGCACGCCGAGCAGGCCGCCCGGCTCCAGGCCGAACTGCACCAGGAGGCGGTCACCCGGCGCCAGCAGCTCGACCAGGAGCTGGCCGAGCGCCGCGCCACCGTCGAGTCGCACGTCAACGAGAACGTGGCCTGGGCGGAGCAGCTGCGCGCCCGCACCGAGCAGCAGGCCCGCCGGCTCCTCGACGAGTCCCGCGCCGAGGCCGACCAGGCGATGGCCACCGCCCGCGCGGAGGCCGAGCGGCTCACCCGGGAGGCCCGCGAGCGGCTGCAGAACGACGCCGAGGCGGCTCGCACCGAGGCCGAGCAGATCCTGCGCCGCGCCCGCACGGACGCCGAGCGCCTGCTGAACGCGGCGTCCACGCAGGCCCAGGAGGCCACCGACCACGCCGAGCAGCTGCGTACCAGCACGGCCAGCGAGTCGGACGCGGCCCGCCGGCAGTCCGCCGAGCTGAGCCGGGCCGCCGAGGAGCGGATGACGGCGGCCGAGGAGGCGCTGCGCAAGGCGCAGGCCGAGGCCGAGAAGCTGGTCACCGAGGCCGAGCAGGCCGCCGCCAAGACGCTGGCGAGCGCCGAGGCCGCGGGCGAGGCCCGCACGCGCACGGCGAAGGAGCAGGTCGCCCGGCTGGTCGAGGAGGCCACCAAGGAGGCCGAGACCACCAGGGGCGAGGCCGAACAGCTCGTCGCCGACGCGCGGGCCGAGGCCGAGAAGATCGTCGCGGAGGCCTCCGAGAAGGCCCGCACGGTCACCGCCGAGGAGAGCGCGACCCAGCTGTCCAAGGCCGCCAAGACGGCCGAGGACGTGCTCAACAAGGCGTCGGAGGAGGCCAAGAACACCACCAAGGCCGCGGCCGAGGAAGCCGAGCGGATCCGCACCGAGGCCGAGGCCGAGGCGGACCGGCTGCGCGCCGAGGCGCACGACATCGCCGAGCAGCTCAAGGGCGCGGCGAAGGACGACACCAAGGAGTACCGCGCCAAGACGGTCGAGCTGCAGGAGGAGGCCCGCCGGCTGCGCGGCGAGGCCGAGCAGCTGCGCGCCGACGCGGTCGCCGAGGGCGAGTCGATCCGCGCGGAGGCCCGCCGGGAGGCGGTGGCGCAGATCGAGGAGGCGGCCAGGTCCGCCGAGGAGCTGCTGGCCAAGGCCAAGGCGGACGCCGACGAGCTGCGGCAGACCGCGACCACCGACAGCGAGAAGGTCCGCACCGAGGCCATCGAGCGGGCCACCGGCCTGCGCCGGCAGGCCGAGGAGACCCTGGACCGCGCCCGCAAGGAAGCCGAGCGGCTGCGCGCCGAGGCCGACGAGCAGGCCGAGACGGTCCGTACGGACGCCGAGACCGCCGCGCGTGAACTGCGCGAGGAGACCGAGCGCGGCGTCGAGGCCCGCCGTGCCGAGGCCGCCGAGGAGCTGACGCGGCTGCAGACCGAGGCGCAGGAGCGGCTCGAGTCGGCCGAACAGGCGCTGACCGAGGCCCGCGAGGACGCCGGCCGGATCCGCCGTGAGGCCGGCGAGGAGAGCGAACGGCTGCGCGCCGAGGCGGCGGAGCGGATCCGCACCCTCCAGGAACAGGCCGAGGCCGAGGCCGAACGGCTGCGCTCCGAGGCCGCGTCCGACGCGTCCGCCTCCCGCGCCGAGGGCGAGGCCGTCGCCGTACGGCTGCGCTCCGAGGCTGCCGCCGAGGCCGAGCGGCTGAAGGCGGAGGCGCAGGAGACCGCCGACCGGGTGCGCGCCGAGGCACAGGCCGCCGCCGAGCGGCTCGGCGCGGAGGCGTCCGAGACGCTGGCCGCCGCCCAGGAGGAGGCCGTCCGGCGCCGCCGTGAGGCCGAGGAGACGCTCGGGTCCGCCCGCGAAGAGGCCGACCAGGAGCGGCTGCGGGCCCGCGAGCAGAGCGAGGAGCTGCTGGCCTCCGCCCGCAAGCGGGTCGAGGACGCACAGGCCGAGGCGGTCCGGCTGGTCGAGGAGGCCGACCGGCGCGCCACCGAGATGGTCTCCGCCGCCGAACAGCACGCCCAGCAGGTACGGGACTCCGTCGCCGGGCTGCACGAGCAGGCGCAGGAGGAGATCACCGGGCTGCGCTCGGCCGCCGAGCACGCCGCGGACCGTACGCGGCGGGAGGCCGAGGAGGAGGCGGACCGGGTCCGCACCGACGCCTACGCCGAGCGGGAGCGGGCGAGCGAGGACGCCGCGCGGATCCGGCGCGAGGCGAATGAGGAGACGGAGGCCGCCAAGGCGCTGGCCGAGCGTACGGTCGCGGAGGCGATCGGGGAGGCCGAGCGGCTGCGCGCGGACACGTCCGAGTACGCCCAGCGGGTGCGCACGGAGGCCTCGGACGCGCTCGCCGAGGCCGACCAGGCGGCGGCCCGCACCCGGGCGGACGCCCGCGAGGACGCCAACCGCATCCGCTCGGACGCGGCGACCCAGGCCGACACCCTCATCACCGAGGCCCGTAACGAGGCCGAGCGGCTCACCACCGAGACGGCCGCGGAGACCGACCGGCTGCGCACGGAGGCGCTGACCGAGGCCGAGCGGCTCACGACGGAGACCGCGGCCGAGGCCGAGCGGGTGCGCACCGAGTCCCTCGCCGAGGCGGACCGGGTGCGCACGGAGGCCCGGGCGGCCGCCGAGCAGCTCATGGGCGAGGCCACCGGCGAGGCCGAGCGGCTGCGTGCCGAGGCCGCCGAGACGGTCGGCTCGGCCCGGCAGCACGCCGAGCGGGTGCGGGCGGAGGCCAGGCGGCTCAAGGCGGACGCGGAGGCGGAGGCCGAACGGCTCGTCAGCTCCGCGCGCGAGGAGTCCGAGCGCACCCTGGACGAGGCCCGCAAGGACGCCAACAAGCGGCGTTCGGAGGCGGCCGAGCAGGTCGACACGCTCATCACCGAGACCACGGCCGAGGCGGACAAGCTGCTCGGTGAGGCGCAGCAGCAGGCGCTGAAGACCACCGCGGACGCCGAGTCGCAGGCCGACACGATGGTCGGCGTGGCCCGCAGCGAGGCCGAGCGGATCGTCTCCGAGGCGACCGTCGAGGGCAACTCGCTCGTGGAGAAGGCCCGCACGGACGCCGACGAGCTGCTGGTCGGTGCCCGCCGGGACGCGACCGCGATAAGGGAGCGGGCGGAGGAGCTGCGCGACCGCATCACCACCGAGATCGAGGAGCTGCACGAGCGGGCCCGCCGCGAGGCCGCGGAGACCATGAAGTCCACCGGCGACCGCTGTGACGCGCTCATCAAGGCCGCCGAGGAGCAGCTGGAGAAGGCGGAGGCGAAGGCCAAGGAGCTGGTGTCGGAGGCGAACTCCGAGGCGGGCAAGGTGCGTATCGCCGCCGTCAAGAAGGCGGAGGGGCTGCTCAAGGAGGCCGAGCTGAAGAAGGCCAGCCTGGTCAAGGAGGCCGAGGAGCTCAAGGCCGAGGCGATCCGCGAGGCGCGGCGCACGGTCGAGGAGGGCAAGCGCGAGCTGGAGGTCCTGGTGCGCCGGCGTGAGGACATCAACGCCGAGATCTCCCGTGTCCAGGACGTCCTGGAGGCGTTGGAGTCCTTCGAGGCCCCGTCGTCCGGCAAGGACGGCGGAGTCAAGGCCGGTGCGACGGTGGGTGCCCCCCGTTCGGGTGGCAAGTCGTCAGAGGGCTAGCGCGAGAGGCACGTTCCGGTGTCTTCTGGGGGCTTTGCCCGACTCTTTTGGCAAGCCCCCCGGCCATCCGCCACCCGAAAGAGGTCTCATTCTCCAGATCAAACACGTATCCGCTCGATGACACACCGCTTCGGCCCCTAGGATTCCCCCTATCACCTCACCGGTCTCATTCGACAGGAACCCCATGAGCGACACTTCCCCCTACGGCTTCGAGCTTGTGCGGCGTGGGTACGACCGCGCTCAGGTGGACGAACGTATCTCCAAGCTCGTCTCCGACCGTGACAGCGCTCTCGCCCGCATCACCGCCCTGGAGAAGCGCATCGAGGAGCTCCACCTCGAAACGCAGAACGCCCAGGCCCAGGTCGCCGACGCCGAGCCGTCGTACGCGGGTCTCGGTGCGCGGGTCGAGAAGATCCTGCGCCTGGCCGAGGAAGAGGCCAAGGAGCTGCGTGAGGAGGCCCGGCGGGCGGCCGAACAGCACCGCGACCTGGCCGAGTCGTCGGCTCAGCAGGTCCGTAACGACGCCGAGGCCTACGCCGCCGAGCGCAAGGCCAAGGCCGAGGACGAGGGCGTCCGGATCGTCGAGAAGGCGAAGGCCGACGCCTCCGGACTGCGTGCCGAGGCGCAGAAGGACGCGCAGTCCAAGCGCGAGGAGGCGGACGCCCTCTTCGAGGAGACCCGCGCCAAGGCCGCGCAGGCCGCCGCCGACTTCGAGACAAATCTCGCCAAGCGCCGCGAGCAGTCCGAGCGCGACCTGGCCTCGCGTCAGCAGAAGGCCGAGAAGCGGCTGGCGGAGATCGAGCACCGGGCCGAGCAGCTGCGCCTGGAGGCGGAGAAGCTGCGCACGGACGCCGAGCGCCGCGCCCGCCAGACGGTGGAGACGGCCCAGCGCCAGGCCGAGGACATCGTGGCCGACGCCAATGCCAAGGCGGACCGCATCCGTTCGGAATCCGAGCGCGAGCTGGCGGCCCTCACCAACCGCCGCGACAGCATCAACGCCCAGCTGACGAACGTCCGCGAGATGCTCGCCACGCTGACCGGCGCGGCGGTCGCCGCCGCGGGCACGCCGGGCGACGACGAGCCCATCTCCCGTGGGGTGCCGGCGCAGCAGACCCGGTGACGTTGGTTCGTGGGTAACCGCGGGCCGGCTGTGGCCGGTCGCGCCCACGCGGCGGAGCCGCATATCGACTCAGCCCCGCGCCCCTTCGGGCG contains:
- the scy gene encoding polarized growth protein Scy — its product is MRGYESQEREPAADVDHLSRFEAEMKRLKTEREKAIQHAEDLGYQVEVLRAKLHEARRTLMTRPAFDGGDIGYQAEQLLRNAQIQADQLRQEAERMAAEARAQTQRILQEHAEQAARLQAELHQEAVTRRQQLDQELAERRATVESHVNENVAWAEQLRARTEQQARRLLDESRAEADQAMATARAEAERLTREARERLQNDAEAARTEAEQILRRARTDAERLLNAASTQAQEATDHAEQLRTSTASESDAARRQSAELSRAAEERMTAAEEALRKAQAEAEKLVTEAEQAAAKTLASAEAAGEARTRTAKEQVARLVEEATKEAETTRGEAEQLVADARAEAEKIVAEASEKARTVTAEESATQLSKAAKTAEDVLNKASEEAKNTTKAAAEEAERIRTEAEAEADRLRAEAHDIAEQLKGAAKDDTKEYRAKTVELQEEARRLRGEAEQLRADAVAEGESIRAEARREAVAQIEEAARSAEELLAKAKADADELRQTATTDSEKVRTEAIERATGLRRQAEETLDRARKEAERLRAEADEQAETVRTDAETAARELREETERGVEARRAEAAEELTRLQTEAQERLESAEQALTEAREDAGRIRREAGEESERLRAEAAERIRTLQEQAEAEAERLRSEAASDASASRAEGEAVAVRLRSEAAAEAERLKAEAQETADRVRAEAQAAAERLGAEASETLAAAQEEAVRRRREAEETLGSAREEADQERLRAREQSEELLASARKRVEDAQAEAVRLVEEADRRATEMVSAAEQHAQQVRDSVAGLHEQAQEEITGLRSAAEHAADRTRREAEEEADRVRTDAYAERERASEDAARIRREANEETEAAKALAERTVAEAIGEAERLRADTSEYAQRVRTEASDALAEADQAAARTRADAREDANRIRSDAATQADTLITEARNEAERLTTETAAETDRLRTEALTEAERLTTETAAEAERVRTESLAEADRVRTEARAAAEQLMGEATGEAERLRAEAAETVGSARQHAERVRAEARRLKADAEAEAERLVSSAREESERTLDEARKDANKRRSEAAEQVDTLITETTAEADKLLGEAQQQALKTTADAESQADTMVGVARSEAERIVSEATVEGNSLVEKARTDADELLVGARRDATAIRERAEELRDRITTEIEELHERARREAAETMKSTGDRCDALIKAAEEQLEKAEAKAKELVSEANSEAGKVRIAAVKKAEGLLKEAELKKASLVKEAEELKAEAIREARRTVEEGKRELEVLVRRREDINAEISRVQDVLEALESFEAPSSGKDGGVKAGATVGAPRSGGKSSEG
- a CDS encoding cellulose-binding protein is translated as MSDTSPYGFELVRRGYDRAQVDERISKLVSDRDSALARITALEKRIEELHLETQNAQAQVADAEPSYAGLGARVEKILRLAEEEAKELREEARRAAEQHRDLAESSAQQVRNDAEAYAAERKAKAEDEGVRIVEKAKADASGLRAEAQKDAQSKREEADALFEETRAKAAQAAADFETNLAKRREQSERDLASRQQKAEKRLAEIEHRAEQLRLEAEKLRTDAERRARQTVETAQRQAEDIVADANAKADRIRSESERELAALTNRRDSINAQLTNVREMLATLTGAAVAAAGTPGDDEPISRGVPAQQTR